From Rhodococcus sp. B7740:
GATCACCAGGATCTTCGGAAGCAGCCCGAAGCCGAACCAGATGATCAACAGTGGCGCGATCGCGATGATCGGAAGCGTCTGCGATACGACGAAGAGGGGAACGAACGCGCGACGCAGCCACGGCGAGAAGTCCACCGCGATGGCCAGCAACCAGGCCAGGGACAAGGAGACCGCGAACCCGACGAGGGTCACCTGCAGGGTTGCCGCTGCGTTCTCGGCGATCGCATCGCGTTGCGCCCAACCCTGGACCACCACGCGACCGGGGGACGGCAGCACCTGCGGGCGGATGCCACTGATCTCGACGTAGATCTGCCAGGCGGCGATGATCAGAACGACGACGGTCAGCGCCGGCCACGCCCAACGCAGCGAGGCTCGGATACCGCTGAGCGAGAAGGAACCTCGATCAGCGGCCACCGTCTCATCGATCGCCGAGGTAGTCATTGGTGAAGTAGGTCGACCAATCCGGCTCCGCGGTCAGAGGCGCGCCGTTCTGATCGGCCAGCACGCCACTGTCGTACAGGAACTTGGAGTACGCCGTCCACTTGTCGATACTCTGTCGTCCTACTTCGCCGGACGAGTCCTTCATGTACTTCGCCGCGAGCATCTTCTGGCTCTCGAAGACCAGCGATTCGTCGGTGAACGTTCCCGGATTGGCGTCGATCAGATCCTGTGCGGCCTTGTCCGGATCGTCGGCGGCGAGTTGGTAGCCGCGCTGAAGAGCCTGGACGAACTTCTCGGCCTGGTCCGGGTGGGCTGCGAGCCAGGGCTCGTTGCCGCTGATCGTGATGGCGTAGGCGTCGGGAAAGCCGTAGTCGGTGTAGTCGAAGTACTTCATCGGGGTTCCGCTGTGCTCGGCTTCGATGCCTTCCCACGCGAAATAGGAGACGGTGAAGTCCGCGGTCCCCGAATACACCGCCTCGTACGCCGAGGTTCCCAGGACGACGGTCTCGTATTCGCCTGTGCCACCGTCGTTCTCGATGACCTGCTGGAGTCCGGCTTGCTCACCGGATTCGCCGAAGCCGGCGTAGACCTTGCCGTCGAGTGCCTTCGGGCTCGGTATGTCGTCTCGATCTGCGCGGACTCCGATGCCGGTCGCCCAATGTTGGAGCGGCGCGAGGACCGAGACGATCTGCGCGCCCGCCGAGGTGGCGAACACACCGGAACTCTGTGTACTGATACCGAATTCGGCGTTTCCGGCATCGACGAGAGTGTCCGCTGCGGTGCTGTTGTACGGCAGAATCTCCACGTCCAGGCCGGCGTCGGCGAAGTAGCCTTCCTGTATGGCCACGTAGAGACCGGTGTGGTTGGTGTTCGGCGTCCAGTCCAACGCGAATCGAATGGTGTCGGAGTCCGTCGACTGCGAGCAGCCCACCAGTCCGGTCGTGGCAACGACGGCCGCCGCCAACGCGGCGAGGATCCGAGCGGTTCTCATGCGTGCACCGCACTCTGGCCCAGCGGCCACGGAGTGGGATGCAAAGCGCTGTCCCAGAACATCAATTCGTACCTCGATGCCACGACGAAGGCGTCGATCATCTGCTCTCGCTGTACCGGAGTCGCGGCAGCCGCCGCGTCGTCCACGAATGTCCTTGCGGCGTCGACGATCGCATGGAATTCGGGTGCGTCGTACGCGGCTACCCACCGCGCGTACGGGTGGTCGGGATCGCGATCGAGAACCGCTCTCGCGGCACCGGCGAGTGAGCGGCCCACGTCGGCGTAGATCCAGAAGCACGGCAGAACAGCCGCTGCTGCAACAGGATACGGTTCGGTTGCCGCAATCGCGGTGAGGTAGGAGGTGTAACCGAGGCATGCCGGTGAAGCCTGGGGTGTGCAGGTCGACGCGGGCAGCGCTCCACCGGTCAGCATCTCTTCGTGCGAGGCGGCCTCGTCCATCGCGCTGGCGGCGGCGCTCGCCCAGAACGCTCCGGCGATCGGGTTCGGTGCGTGTGCTGCCAGTAGTGACAGCGACTTGACGTACCCACCGAGATAGAGCGAATCCTGCTCGAGATACCGACGGAACGCATCGAGCGGAAGTGTTCCGGCTCCGAGAAGCCGGAGAAACTCGAGGTCGTCGATCGCGCGTCGGATGTTCTCGGACGCATCCCACAGTAGATCGGTGAAGCGGACCGGGTCCGCAGATACAACAGGCGTCATCGCCTTGACATCCCTTCGTCAGCATTACCTGCATCAGGTTCGGCGGGTTTGATCTCAGCATCCGCATCGGCGGACACACCCCGTGTCAGAACGAAAGCGACAGTAACACCGCTCACCCGGTGGCGCTGGTGCCGCCCCTGCATCTGCGGTCCGGCGTCAGCCCAGCATGTCCTCGAGTTCCATGCCCTTGGTCTCCCTGATCTTGGCCTTGACGAAGAAGAACGAGAGCGCGGCGAACAGAGCGAATCCTGCGTAGATCGCCCACAGCCCCACGGACGACGTCAGCGGCGGGAAGGCAAGCGTGACAGCGAAGTTGGCCATCCAGTTGGCTGCGGTGCCGATGCCGAGCGCCATGGCACGCATGCGGTTGGGGAACATCTCACCGAGCATGACCCACATGATCGGTCCCCATGTGGAGGCGAAGAAGATGACGAACAGATTGGCCCCGACCAACGCGATCGCACCCCACGGAGCGGGCAACGTGACGTCGTCGCCGCTGCCGGTCGCCTGCGAGAATGCCACCGACGCCATGACGAGCCCGACGAACATGCCGATCGAACCCCCCATCAGCAGTTTGCGCCTACCGATTCGGTCCACGAACAGGATCGCCACGAACGTCATGACCACGTTGATCACAGCGGTGATCACGGAGGTGGTGAACGATTGATCCTCGGAGAAGCCGACCGAACGCCACAGCGTCGTCGAGTAGTAGAAGATCGCATTGATGCCGACCAGCTGTTGCAGCACGGCCATCGTGATGCCCACCCAGACGATGGGTTGCAGGCCGAACTTCGGCCCGCGAATATCGGCGAACGACGAGCGTGACTCCTTGCGCAGCGTCAGCCTGATCTCGTGGACGCGCTCGTCCGGGTGCAGCTCACCGGTGATCTCGGCGAGTACGCGGGCCGCTTCCTCGTCGAGATGCTGACCGACGAGGTAACGCGGAGACTCCGGGATCAGGGTTGCCAGCAACCCGTACACGAGAGCGGGAATCACGCCGACCAGGAACATCCAGCGCCATGCCTCGATGCCGAACCACAGGTCGTTGGACGCGCCGTCGGCGGCACCGGCGAGAAGAGCGTCGGACAGCAGAGCAGCGAAAATGCCGATGGTGATGGCCAATTGCTGAAGCGAGGCCAAGGAACCGCGCCATTTGGCGGGAGCGATCTCGGCGATGTACGCCGGTGCGATCACCGAGGCGATGCCGATTCCGAGTCCGCCGAGCACTCGCCAGAGCATCAGGTCGGGGACGCTGAACGCCAATCCCGAGCCGATCGAGGAAACGACGAACAGGGCCGAGCCCAGCAGCATGACCTTCTTGCGTCCCCAACGATCTGCGAGGCTGCCGGCGAACCAGGCACCCACTGCGCACCCGATGAGGGCGATTGCCACCACGAAGCCGGTGGTGAACGAGCCGAGGAGGAAATGATCTTCGATCGAGTCGACAGCGCCGTTGATGACCGAGCTGTCGAAGCCGAACAGGAACCCGCCCACAGCAGCGGCGATGCTGACGCCGATGACCTTCGCTGTGTGGCGGTCCGAGGTCTGATTCATGTGTGATGCACCTTCCGGCCGCGCGCACGGGCGTCGGCCGCTGGGGAGACCGTACGGCAGGGATTGTCGTACCGTCCCCGGACATTACGCCTGGTAATTTGCCGCGCGAACGAGACCGTCAGCGAAGGTCGAAATCCTCGTTCGAGACGGTGAAACCGTGGCCGACCTGATCGGAGCACGTGACCCCGGTCTTCTCGTCGACGCTGCACTGCAGGCCGTTGGTGGAACCACTTCCGGGGACGGTGAGAACTTCGCCGTACGGCAAGGCCGTCGCAGGCCCGTCGAAACGGTGGAACTTGGGATCGCCGAGGCTCTCGAACTTCGCCGGGGACCCGGCGATCAGCTGTACGGCATTCGGTTTCACCGCCGTCCCCGACGCTCCGCTGCCGGGAACCTCGGGTGCCGAATCGGGGAGTGATCCGTGGCATCCGGCGATCGAGGATTCGAGGACGGCGATACCGCACTCGAATTTTCCGCTGGGGCTCGAGAAGTAGTACCAACCGGGTGCCTTGCCTGCGTAGTCCTGCGGCTTTGCCTGGGCTGCAGCAGGACTCGTCGGCGCCACCGTGGTGGACGTCGGCGTGGCGATCGATGTGGTGGACGGTGATGCCGACGTGGCAGAGGGCACGGAGGGAGCCGTGGCGACCGGGGTGGGGCGGTCGGTGATCACGGTTGCCATCGGACCGTCGCCTTCACCGCTCGCACCGCACCCTCCGAGCATGCATGCTCCGACGACTGCCACTGCGACACATCCGATTCTCTTCATCGCCGGTTCCTTCGCTCGCGGGCGTCGACGCTGTGAGTAACGTCGCCGAGGGGACGGTTGATGTTGGTACGTTGGGCAACGACCGAACGGGAGGTTCCATGGTCACCGCGTCCGACTCCGCTGCGTCCGATTCGACCGTGCTCGTGAGCACGCCCTACGGCGAGGTTCTCGGCTATCCGGTCGATGCCGATACGTCGCCGATCGTTGCCTGGCGGGGTATTCCCTACGCGACGCCTCCGGTGGGCAAGCTCCGGTTCCGCGCGCCGCGACCGTTGCAGCCCTGGGCGGGAGTGCTCGACGGCCTCGAGTTCGGTGCGATGGCTCCGCAGGGCCGCGACAGTCCGGTGCCGATCGATCCGTCGCTGTCGATTTCCGAGGACTGTCTCACGCTCAACGTCTGGGCTCCCCGTCCCGAGGCAGAACTGCGGCCGGTGCTGGTCTGGATCCACGGCGGCGCCTACTCGCTCGGATCGTCGGCACAGCGGGTGTACGACGGGAGGAACCTCAGCGAGAACGGCGATGTGGTGGTGGTGACCATCAACTTTCGTCTCGGTGCGTTCGGGTTCCTCGACCTGTCGTCGTTCTCCACCGACGAGCACACCTTCGAGACCAATCTGGGACTGCGAGATCAGATTGCCGCACTGCAGTGGGTCCGCGAGTGCATCTCGGCGTTCGGCGGCGATCCCGATCAGGTGACGGTGTTCGGCGAATCCTCCGGGGGAGCGTCGGTCACCACGTTGATGACCTCGCCGAAGGCCGAGGGTCTGTTCCAGAGAGCGATCGTGCAGAGCGCGCCTGCGACCTCGGTGTACGGCCCCGAACGCGGAGCCGCGGTGGCCTCGAGGTTCCTGGAGTTGGTAGGCGTCGAGCCGGCGGACATCGGTGAACTCTTGGACATGCATTTCACGAGGCTGGTCACCGCCGGTGACACACTCTGCTACGAGATCCCGACGACAGTGCCTGGGACACTTGGTCTTTCGCCGGTCGTCGACGGAGATATCGTTCCGCGCTATCCCGTGGCTGCCTTCCAAAAGGGGCTCTCGCACAAGATCCCGTTGATCATCGGCACCAACCACGACGAGCCCTCGATCTTTCGATTCATGAAGTCTCCGTTGATGCCGATCACCTCCGACACGGTCTCCGAGATGTTCCGCGCCATCGCTCACGACCACGCGGATCTGCCTGCTTATCGAGTGGCCGAGATCATGGCGGCATACCCGGACCGAGACAAACCGGCCGGGGCACAAGCCATATCGCGCGACGCGGGATTCCTCATGCCGAGCGTGTGGATCGCCGACGGGCACAGCAGGCACTCGCCGACATGGATGTACCGATTCGATCATGCGACACCGATGCTCAAGGCCGCACGAGTGGGAGCCGGCCACGCGACCGAACTGCCGTACGTCTTCGGCAATTTCGGAACGCTCAACCGAGACCCCACCTTCTGGCTCGGTGGCCGAAAGCCGGCAATGGCGGTGTCTGCGCGGATGCAGAGACGCTGGCTCGCTTTCGCGCGGTACGGCGTCCCCGCTGCGTTGGATGCGTCCAAGCATTGGGCTCCGTACACCGAGAAGACGCGCTGGACGCTGGTGATCGATGCATCCGACACTCTCGTCGACGACCCCGACGGCGACATGCGCGCTGCGTGGGGCGACCGCGTTCTGGGATTCAGCTGACACGTCGCCCGTGCGTTGTGTCGCACGGACGTTGCTGACATGAATCGAACGTAACAGCAACAACACGGGTCGCTCGAGTCACAGCGGTAACAATTGGATGTCAGCACGCTGTCGGTGGGGGCGGTTATGTTCGGTGTGTGTTGATGTCGAGGATCGTCGAAACCTCCCGTGCCGTGGCAGCGACGCGCTCGCGCAAGGTCAAGATCGAGCAGCTGAGCGCGCTCCTGGCCGAAGCGGCAGCCGGTGACATCGAGCCTGCTGTCTCGTGGCTCTCGGGGAGTTGCCGCAGGGTCGGATAGGTGTCGGCTGGCGCACGCTGGCCGATCTCGACGTCGCGGCTGCCGCGGATTCGACACTGACGGTTGCCGAGGTGGACGAGGCGATATCGTCGGTCGCGGCGACGTCGGGGGCCGGTTCTGCTGCTCGCCGGGTCGCGCTGCTGACGGCCCTGTTCTCCCGGAGCACAGCCGAGGAGCGTCGGTTTCTGATCCGGCTCGTCACCGGTGAGCTGCGTCAGGGCGCGCTCGAAGGGATCATGGTCGACGCTGTCGCCGCCGCGACGAATCTGCCGCAGGCCTCGGTGCGTCGCGCATTCATGCTCTCGGGGAGGTTGCCTGCCACTGCGATCGCTGCCATCACCGGTGGCGTCGAAGCGCTGGACGCATTTCGGCTCGAGGTGGGTCGCCCGGTCCGGCCGATGCTGGCCTCGCCCGCGGAGTCTCTGCGGGGCGCATGGGAACAGCTCTCCGGCGATGTCACCGTCGAATACAAGCTCGACGGCGCGCGAATTCAGGTGCACCGCTCCGGAACCGACGTGAGCGTCTACACGCGCACTCTGCGCGACATCACTGCGAGTGTGCCCGAGCTGGTGGATCTGGTTCTCGCGCTGCCGTGCGACTCCGTGGTCCTGGACGGTGAGACCCTCGCGCTCGAAGACAGCGGCCGCCCGCGACCGTTCCAGGAAACGATGAGTCGGTTCGGTGCCGAGAGTGCACACGAGCTACTGCTGCAGCCCTACTTCTTCGACTGCCTGCACCTCGACGGTGTCGACCTGCTCGATGCCCCGTTGGAGCAGCGTCTGGCTGCACTGGACCGGGTGGCACCGGGACACCGAATTCCCAGTGTCGTCAGGCCCGACGCGGACGCGGCAGCAGCCCATTTCGACGCGGCACTCGACGCCGGGCACGAAGGGATCATGCTCAAAGCGCTCGGTGCTCCGTACGCCGCAGGCCGCCGCGGAAAGAGCTGGCAGAAGGTCAAACCCGAGCACACCCTCGACCTCGTCGTGCTAGGAGCCGAGTGGGGATACGGGCGTCGCACCGGTTACCTGTCCAATCTGCACCTCGGAGCTCGCGATCCCGACGGCGGTGACCCGATCATGGTCGGTAAGACCTTCAAAGGCCTGACCGACGTTCTGTTGCAATGGCAGACCGACGAATTCCCGAAACACGAGCGCGAGCGTGACGAGCACACCGTGTACCTGCGACCCGAGCTGATCGTCGAAATCGAACTCGACGGCGTGCAGGTCAGCCCACGCTATCCGGGCGGTGTTGCACTGCGATTCGCGCGAGTACTCCGGTATCGACCCGACAAGAACCTTGCCACCGCGGACTCCATCGACGCCGTGCGTGCACTGCTTCCGCACTCGTGAACAGTTCGGACGATTAATACGTACGAAACCGCACGAACGATCCCGTAACACGGCGCAAAATATCTTGAGGGTGCAAGCCAGCGAGAGATGGAGTGCCAATGATGTCCACAGTTCGAGCTGCTCTGGTCCAAAGCAAGTGGACCGGTGACAAAGAATCGATGATCGCGGCGCACGAGGGGTTTGCTCGGTCCGCCGCCGAGCAGGGCGCGAAAGTCGTTTGTTTCCAAGAACTTTTCTACGGTCCGTACTTCTGTCAATTGCAGGATGCGAAATTCTACGAGTACGCAGAATCGGTACCCGGGCCGACCGTCGACCGTTTCGCCGCATTGGCGAAGGAACTCGGCATCGTGATGATTCTGCCCGTCTACGAGCAGGAACAACCCGGACTTCTGTACAACACCGCTGCCGTCGTCGATGCGGACGGCACCTATCTCGGCAAGTATCGGAAACACCACATTCCCCACGTGAACGGATTCTGGGAGAAGTTCTACTTTCGCCCGGGAAACCTGGGGTGGCCGGTGTTCGACACCGCGGTCGGCCGAATCGGTGTGTACATCTGCTACGACAGGCACTTTCCCGAGGGTTGGCGGGCGTTGGGCCTCGCCGGTGCCGAGATCGTCTTCAATCCCTCGGCAACCTCGCGGGGCCTGTCGAACTACCTGTGGAAGCTCGAACAGCCCGCATCCGCCGTCGCGAACGAGTACTACGTCGGCGCGATCAATCGAGTCGGAATCGAATCCGAATACGGTGACGACGACTTCTACGGAACCAGTTACTTCGTGGACCCCGAAGGCAAATTCGTCGGCGAGGTGGCGTCGGATTCCGAATCCGAAATAATCGTGCGTGACCTGGACATGGATTTGATCAAGGTGGTCCGCGACCGGTGGGCCTTCTATCGTGACCGTAGACCCGACGCGTACGGCCCGTTGGTGCAACCCTGATGGCCACCACCTTCGTGCACGGCGGGACGGTGGTATCCACCACCGGCGCACAGGAATTGGATGTGCTCATCGACGGCGAGAGCATCGTCGCGGTACTGGCACCCGGATCGGTCTCCCTGGCCGCGGACCTGAAGACCTCGGCGGACGTGGTCGTCGACGCGACCGGAAAATACGTGATCCCGGGTGGGGTCGACGGGCACACTCACATGGAGATGCCCTTCGGCGGTACGTTCGCCTCCGACACCTTCGAAACCGGAACGCGCGCAGCGGCGTGGGGTGGCACGACGACGATCGTGGACTTCGCGATTCAGACTCCCGGTCAGCGCGTCCAGGACACTCTGGCGCAATGGCACGAGAAGGCCGCGGGGCAGTGTGCCGTCGACTACGGATTCCATCAGATCATCGGCGACGTGACCGACG
This genomic window contains:
- a CDS encoding carboxylesterase/lipase family protein, coding for MVTASDSAASDSTVLVSTPYGEVLGYPVDADTSPIVAWRGIPYATPPVGKLRFRAPRPLQPWAGVLDGLEFGAMAPQGRDSPVPIDPSLSISEDCLTLNVWAPRPEAELRPVLVWIHGGAYSLGSSAQRVYDGRNLSENGDVVVVTINFRLGAFGFLDLSSFSTDEHTFETNLGLRDQIAALQWVRECISAFGGDPDQVTVFGESSGGASVTTLMTSPKAEGLFQRAIVQSAPATSVYGPERGAAVASRFLELVGVEPADIGELLDMHFTRLVTAGDTLCYEIPTTVPGTLGLSPVVDGDIVPRYPVAAFQKGLSHKIPLIIGTNHDEPSIFRFMKSPLMPITSDTVSEMFRAIAHDHADLPAYRVAEIMAAYPDRDKPAGAQAISRDAGFLMPSVWIADGHSRHSPTWMYRFDHATPMLKAARVGAGHATELPYVFGNFGTLNRDPTFWLGGRKPAMAVSARMQRRWLAFARYGVPAALDASKHWAPYTEKTRWTLVIDASDTLVDDPDGDMRAAWGDRVLGFS
- a CDS encoding ABC transporter permease translates to MTTSAIDETVAADRGSFSLSGIRASLRWAWPALTVVVLIIAAWQIYVEISGIRPQVLPSPGRVVVQGWAQRDAIAENAAATLQVTLVGFAVSLSLAWLLAIAVDFSPWLRRAFVPLFVVSQTLPIIAIAPLLIIWFGFGLLPKILVIALATFFPMAIGLIEGFAAADRDARSLLASMGASRWQHFRYVRLPSALPRFFTSLRIGITYAVVGAIFAEYAGASAGLGIYMSQQKNSFRTDLVLAAVAVTAVISVVLFVSTFLVERFVAPWARHGSVGLHV
- a CDS encoding nitrilase-related carbon-nitrogen hydrolase; this translates as MSTVRAALVQSKWTGDKESMIAAHEGFARSAAEQGAKVVCFQELFYGPYFCQLQDAKFYEYAESVPGPTVDRFAALAKELGIVMILPVYEQEQPGLLYNTAAVVDADGTYLGKYRKHHIPHVNGFWEKFYFRPGNLGWPVFDTAVGRIGVYICYDRHFPEGWRALGLAGAEIVFNPSATSRGLSNYLWKLEQPASAVANEYYVGAINRVGIESEYGDDDFYGTSYFVDPEGKFVGEVASDSESEIIVRDLDMDLIKVVRDRWAFYRDRRPDAYGPLVQP
- a CDS encoding TenA family protein → MTPVVSADPVRFTDLLWDASENIRRAIDDLEFLRLLGAGTLPLDAFRRYLEQDSLYLGGYVKSLSLLAAHAPNPIAGAFWASAAASAMDEAASHEEMLTGGALPASTCTPQASPACLGYTSYLTAIAATEPYPVAAAAVLPCFWIYADVGRSLAGAARAVLDRDPDHPYARWVAAYDAPEFHAIVDAARTFVDDAAAAATPVQREQMIDAFVVASRYELMFWDSALHPTPWPLGQSAVHA
- a CDS encoding sugar porter family MFS transporter; the encoded protein is MNQTSDRHTAKVIGVSIAAAVGGFLFGFDSSVINGAVDSIEDHFLLGSFTTGFVVAIALIGCAVGAWFAGSLADRWGRKKVMLLGSALFVVSSIGSGLAFSVPDLMLWRVLGGLGIGIASVIAPAYIAEIAPAKWRGSLASLQQLAITIGIFAALLSDALLAGAADGASNDLWFGIEAWRWMFLVGVIPALVYGLLATLIPESPRYLVGQHLDEEAARVLAEITGELHPDERVHEIRLTLRKESRSSFADIRGPKFGLQPIVWVGITMAVLQQLVGINAIFYYSTTLWRSVGFSEDQSFTTSVITAVINVVMTFVAILFVDRIGRRKLLMGGSIGMFVGLVMASVAFSQATGSGDDVTLPAPWGAIALVGANLFVIFFASTWGPIMWVMLGEMFPNRMRAMALGIGTAANWMANFAVTLAFPPLTSSVGLWAIYAGFALFAALSFFFVKAKIRETKGMELEDMLG
- a CDS encoding ABC transporter substrate-binding protein, coding for MRTARILAALAAAVVATTGLVGCSQSTDSDTIRFALDWTPNTNHTGLYVAIQEGYFADAGLDVEILPYNSTAADTLVDAGNAEFGISTQSSGVFATSAGAQIVSVLAPLQHWATGIGVRADRDDIPSPKALDGKVYAGFGESGEQAGLQQVIENDGGTGEYETVVLGTSAYEAVYSGTADFTVSYFAWEGIEAEHSGTPMKYFDYTDYGFPDAYAITISGNEPWLAAHPDQAEKFVQALQRGYQLAADDPDKAAQDLIDANPGTFTDESLVFESQKMLAAKYMKDSSGEVGRQSIDKWTAYSKFLYDSGVLADQNGAPLTAEPDWSTYFTNDYLGDR